A stretch of the Salminus brasiliensis chromosome 19, fSalBra1.hap2, whole genome shotgun sequence genome encodes the following:
- the ccdc160 gene encoding coiled-coil domain-containing protein 160 homolog encodes MEITEGSVKQSEELHHHWVEKLFPPRFTFQDLFEGKCHSTEEPRISPALRSDKPDLRRQIYVDVLRQVQEKEEKTRRSNLTKRISRGEQSVGDVQNQDSCEKKLTPGGPMGDSEGETCIWNEGDISKLRADLTELQRDRWRLRERLRSSEERLKSEGEERKRLRELLEEREEQLGCSRKETMRHALVVKSLKMEVHQKDMQLQKFNMQRQEKAEEAEALRAELRRARDGCRQIKQECSDLAWELERVNEQQKMEGARQAEEARLEHQAAVVRLQKELEEARAELRTERESHSQTLTALDLLRRHFSNQ; translated from the coding sequence ATGGAGATCACAGAAGGCAGCGTGAAACAGTCGGAAGAACTGCACCATCACTGGGTGGAGAAGTTGTTTCCTCCTCGCTTCACTTTCCAAGACCTGTTTGAGGGCAAATGTCACAGTACTGAAGAACCAAGGATCAGTCCAGCTCTTAGATCTGACAAGCCTGACCTAAGAAGGCAGATCTACGTAGATGTTTTAAGACAAGtgcaggagaaagaggagaagacaaGGAGGAGCAACCTGACCAAGAGAATCAGCAGAGGTGAGCAGTCTGTAGGTGATGTGCAGAATCAAGATTCGTGTGAGAAAAAGCTGACTCCAGGTGGACCGATGGGGGATAGCGAGGGGGAGACATGCATTTGGAATGAGGGGGACATCTCCAAACTCCGGGCGGATTTGACAGAGCTACAGAGGGACAGGTGGAGGCTCAGAGAGCGGCTGAGGAGCTCAGAGGAGCGACTGAAGAgtgaaggagaggagaggaagaggctGCGGGAGCTTCTAGAGGAGCGTGAGGAGCAGCTGGGCTGCTCTAGAAAGGAGACAATGCGTCATGCCCTGGTGGTCAAGTCTCTGAAGATGGAGGTCCACCAAAAGGACATGCAGTTACAGAAGTTTAACATGCAGAGGCAGGAGAAGGCTGAGGAGGCGGAGGCGTTGAGGGCAGAGTTGAGAAGAGCCAGAGATGGATGTCGGCAGATTAAACAGGAATGTTCAGACCTGGCCTGGGAGCTGGAGAGGGTGAACGAGCAGCAGAAGATGGAGGGAGCAAGGCAAGCAGAGGAGGCCAGGCTGGAGCACCAGGCAGCTGTAGTGAGGCTGCAGAAGGAGTTGGAGGAAGCTCGAGCTGAATTGAGAACAGAAAGGGAGAGCCACAGCCAGACTCTCACAGCCTTGGATCTTCTGCGTCGCCACTTCAGTAACCAGTGA